Genomic segment of Streptomyces longhuiensis:
GTCGCCCTCCGTGTCCGGCGTCGACCTGCCGTGGACGGGCCCGCAGACGGTGGCGCTGATCGGTGAGTTCTCCCGCAGCGACCTGATGCTGGCGCGCCGCGGATTCCTCGGCAGCGCCCTCGCGCTCTCCGCGGGCCCCGCGCTCATCGAGCCCATGCAGCGCTGGCTCGTGCCCACGCCCGGGACGCCCGCGGCGGAGCCCGACCCGGCGGCCCTACGCCGGGGGAACCGGCTCTCGAAGCCCGAGCTCGACCTCCTGGAGTCCACGACGGTCATGTTCCGCCAGTGGGACGCCCAGTGCGGCGGCGGGCTGCGCCGCAAGGCCGTGGTCGGCCAGCTGCACGAGGTGACCGACCTGCTCCAGGAGCCCCAGCCCGAGGCCACGACGAAGCGGCTCTTCAAGGTCGCGGCCGAACTGGCCGAGCTGGCGGGCTGGATGAGCTACGACGTGGGCCTCCAGCCCACCGCCCAGAAATACTTCGTCCTCGCCCTGCACGCGGCCAAGGAAGCCGGTGACAAGCCGCTCGGCTCGTACGTCCTGTCCAGCATGAGCCGGCAGATGATCCACCTCGGCAGGCCCGACGACGCGCTGGAACTCATCCATCTCGCGCAGTACGGCAGTCGCGACTGCGCCAGTCCGCGCACCCAGGCCATGCTGTATGCGATGGAGGCCCGCGCGTACGCGAACATCGGGCAGCCCGGCAAGTGCAAGCGGGCCGTGCGGATGGCCGAGGAGACCTTCCACGACGCCGACGACTGGGACGACCCGGACCCCGACTGGATCCGCTTCTTCTCCGAGGCCGAGCTGCACGGCGAGAACTCCCACTCGTACCGCGACCTCGCCTATGTGGCGGGCCGCAGCCCCACGTACGCCTCGATGTCCGAGCCCCTGATGCGGCGCGCCGTCGAGCTCTTCGAGAAGGACGCCGAGCACCAGCGTTCGTACGCGCTGAACCTGATCGGGATGGCCACGGTGCATCTGCTCCAGCGTGAGCCCGAGCAGTCCACGGTGCTCGCCGAGCAGGCCATGATCATCGCCAAGAAGGTGCGCTCCGAGCGGGTCAACACCCGCATCCGCAAGACCGTGGACACCGCGGTCCGTGAGTTCGGGGACGTCGCCGAGGTCGCGCACCTCACCGACCAGCTCGCGATCCACCTGCCGGAGACCGCCGAAGCGGTCTGAACCCTTGACCCCGGCCGCGGCCGGCCGTCCCGGACTGCCCGACTCGGCTCCCCCGTGCCAGGTCAACCGGACGGCCCACCGCGGCCGGCCTCTTCCGGTTGCGTCACGATAACGATCGCCTCACCCGGTATCAGGCAGTTCATTGACGCGTAACACGCACGACCTCTTCGTCACTGCGGCGAAACATCGAGGGGCGTCCACGGAAACCGCGCTGCGCCAATCTCATGGCGCATAACCGGCCCACCCCTCATGACCGCACAGGCTTCGCCCGCACGGGGCCGTACCAACGACGAGGAGACGCCGATGCCCCCAGGCATCACGCTTGCCGCAGACACGCCCACGCTGTCTGCCGCCAACACAGGGTTCATGCTGATCTGTTCCGCCCTGGTGATGATCATGACGCCGGGACTCGCCTTCTTCTACGGAGGCATGGTCCGCGTCAAGTCCACCCTGAACATGCTGATGATGAGCTTCATCAGCCTCGGGATCGTCACGATCCTTTGGGTCCTCTACGGCTTCTCCGCCGCCTTCGGCACCGACCACGGCAGCCTGATCGGCTGGTCCTCGGACTACGTCGGGCTCAGCGGCATAGGCCTGACGCAGCTGTGGGACGGCTACACCATCCCGATCTACGTCTTCGCCGTCTTCCAGTTGATGTTCGCGATCATCACGCCCGCCCTGATCAGCGGCGCGCTCGCCGACCGCGTGAAGTTCAGCGCCTGGGCGCTCTTCATCACCCTGTGGGCCACGCTCGTGTACTTCCCCGTCGCGCACTGGGTCTGGGGGACCGGCGGCTGGGCGTTCGACCTCGGCGTCATCGACTTCGCCGGCGGTACCGCGGTCCACATCAACGCGGGTGCGGCCGCTCTCGGTGTGATCCTCGTGATCGGTAAGCGCGTCGGCTTCAAGAAGGACCCGATGCGGCCCCACTCGCTGCCGCTGGTGATGCTCGGCGCCGGTCTGCTGTGGTTCGGCTGGTTCGGGTTCAACGCGGGCTCCTGGCTCGGCAACGACGACGGCGTCGGCGCGCTGATGTTCGTCAACACGCAGGTCGCCACCGCCGCCGCGATGCTCGCCTGGCTGATCTACGAGAAGATCAGGCACGGCGCGTGCACCACCCTGGGCGCCGCCTCCGGCGCGGTCGCCGGCCTCGTCGCGATCACCCCGTCCGGCGGCTCCTGCTCGCCGCTCGGCGCGATCGCCATCGGCGCCATCGCGGGTGTCCTGTGCGCCATGGCCGTCGGCCTCAAGTACAGGTTCGGCTACGACGACTCGCTCGACGTCGTCGGCGTCCACCTCGTCGGCGGGGTCATCGGCTCGCTCCTCATCGGCTTCTTCGCCACCGGCGGCGGCCAGTCCGACGCGCAGGGCCTCTTCTACGGCGGCGGCCTGACCCAGCTGTGGAAGCAGCTCGCCGGAGTCGGCGCGGTCCTCGCGTACTCGCTCGTCGCCTCCGCGATCCTGGCCTTCTTGATCGACAAGACGATCGGCATGCGGGTCAGCGAGGATGACGAGGTCTCCGGCATCGACCAGGTCGAGCACGCCGAGACCGCGTACGACTTCAGCGGCGCGGGCGGTGGCACGGCCTCCCGCTCGGCCGGCCCGGTCCAGGAGGCAGCAGCGCAGACCAAGAAGGTGGACGCATGAAGCTCATCACGGCGGTCGTCAAGCCGCACCGGCTCGACGAGATCAAGGACGCCCTCCAGGCCTTCGGCGTCCAGGGCCTGACCGTCACCGAGGCCAGCGGCTACGGCCGCCAGCGCGGCCACACCGAGGTCTACCGCGGCGCCGAGTACACCGTCGACCTCGTACCGAAGATCCGCATAGAGGTCCTCGTCGAGGACGACGACGCCGAACAGCTCATCGATGTCGTGGTCAAGGCCGCCAGGACCGGCAAGATCGGGGACGGCAAGGTCTGGGCCGTCCCGGTGGAGACCGCCGTCAGGGTCCGCACCGGTGAGCGCGGGCCGGACGCGCTGTAAACGGGAACAGAGGGAGTCGCTGGGTGACGAGTGTGGATGTGCAGACCGAAAAATCGGACGACGACGATTCAGCACCCAGCGGCTACGCGGCGGCCCGGCTGCGCCTCCTCCAAGGGGAGGCGCGGTCCGGGCCGCCGCGCCGTTCGGCACTCGCGGAGCTGACCGACGGCTGGCTCCGCGAGCTGTTCACCGCCGGGGCGCGCGAGACGACCGGGGTGTCCCTCGTCGCCGTCGGCGGCTACGGACGCGGCGAGCTGTCCCCGCGCAGCGACCTCGACCTGCTGCTCCTGCACGACGGCAATGCCGGACCCGGTGCCATCGCCTCCCTCGCGGACCACGTCTGGTACCCCGTGTGGGACCTGGGGCTCGCCCTCGACCACTCCGTCCGTACGCCCGCGGAGGCCCGTAGGACGGCGGGCGAGGACCTCAAGGTGCAGCTCGGCCTCCTCGACGCCCGGCACATCGCGGGCGACGCCGGCCTGACGGCGGGCCTGCGCACCGCCGTCCTCGCCGACTGGCGCAACCAGGCGCCCAGGCGCCTGCCCGAACTGCGCGACCTGTGCGACGAGCGGGCCGAGCGCCAGGGCGAGCTGCAGTACCTGCTCGAACCCGACCTCAAGGAGGCCAGGGGCGGGCTCAGGGACGCCACCGCGCTGCGCGCCGTCGCCGCCTCATGGCTCGCGGACGCCCCCAGAGAGGGCCTCGCCGACGCGCGGCGCAGGCTCCTCGACGTTCGGGACGCCCTGCACCTGGCCACCGGCCGCGCCACCGACCGCCTCGCCCTCCAGGAGCAGGACCAGGTCGCGGCGGAACTCGGTCTCCTCGACGCCGACACCCTGCTCCGCCAGGTCTACGAGGCCGCGCGCACCGTGTCGTACGCCAGCGACGTCACCTGGCGCGAGGTCGGGCGCGTGCTCAAGTCGCGGGCCGTGCGGCCCCGGCTGCGCGCCATGCTGGGCGGCGGGAGCAAGCCCGTCACCGAGCGGTCACCGCTCGCCGAAGGCGTCGTCGAGCAGGACGGCGAGGCGGTCCTCGCCCGCGCGGCCAAGCCCGAGCGCGACCCCGTGCTGCCGCTTCGCGCCGCCGCGGCCGCCGCCCAGGCCGGACTGCCGCTGTCCCTGCACGCCGTCCGCAGGATGGCCGCCGCCGCGCGCCCCCTGCCCACGCCGTGGCCCGCCGAGGCCCGCGAGCAGCTCGTGACGCTGCTCGGCGCGGGCCGGCCGACCGTCGAGGTCTGGGAGGCGCTGGAGGCCGAGGGCCTGATCACGCGGCTGCTGCCCGACTGGGAGCGGGTGCGGTGCAGGCCGCAGCGCAACGCGGTGCACACCTGGACCGTCGACCGGCACCTCGTCGAGACCGCCGTGCGCGCCGCCGACCTCACGCGCCGCGTCGGCCGCCCCGACCTGCTGCTCGTCGCCGCGCTCCTGCACGACATCGGCAAGGGCTGGCCGGGCGACCACTCCGTGGCCGGCGAGATCATCGCGAAGGACGTGGCCGCGCGCATCGGCTTCGACCGCGCGGACGTCACCGTCGTCGCCACCCTCGTACGCCACCATCTGCTGCTCATCGAGACGGCGACGCGGCGCGACCTGGAGGACCCGGCCACGGTGCGGGCCGTCGCGGACGCCGTCGGCACCGTGGGGACGCTCGAACTGTTGCACGCCCTGACGGAGGCGGACGCGCTCGCCACCGGGCCCGCGGCCTGGTCCACGTGGCGCGGGTCGCTCGTCACCGACCTCGTCAAGCGGGTCGCCGCCGTCCTCGCGGGAGAGGACCCCGACGGCGGCGACGGCCCCGCCGCGGCCGAGCCCACGGCCGAACAGGAGCGGCTGGCCCTGGAGGCGTTCCGCACGGGCGGCCCGGTGCTGTCCCTGCGCGCGCAGACGGAGGCCCCCGTCGACCGGGACGCGGAAGGCGCCGAGGCCGCGCCCGCCGACCCGGAGCCCCTCGGTGTCGAACTGCTCATCGCCGTCCCCGACCAGCCGGGCGTGCTGCCCGCCGTCGCCGGGGTGCTCGCCATGCACCGGCTCACCGTCCGTACGGCGGAGCTGAGCGCCCTCGACCTGCCCGCCCAGGTGCCGGGCTCGGTCCTGCTCCTCGACTGGCGCGTCGCCGCCGAGTACGGCTCCCTGCCCCAGGCCGCCCGGCTGCGCGCGGATCTCGTACGGGCCCTGGACGGCTCCCTGGACATCGCCGCCCGGCTCGCGGAGCGGGACGCCGCGTATCCGCGGCGGCGCGGCACCGTGGCGCCGCCGCCCCGGGTGACGGTCGCCCCCGCCGCCTCGCGGCACGCGACGGTGATCGAGGTCCGGGCACAGGACGCACCGGGCCTGCTGCACCGCATCGGCCGGGCGCTGGAGACGGCGGACGTATGGGTGCGGTCCGCGCATGTGTCGACCCTCGGGGCGAACGCGGTGGACGCGTTCTATGTCACGCGGGCCGAGGGGGAGCCGCTCCCCGCGGCGGACGCGGCCGCGGTGGCGGGCGCGCTGGAGGAGGCGCTGCGGGGGTAGCGGGGCGGAGGGGGGCGGCGGGCGGGGGCGCCGGCCTCCCCGGGAGCGCTTATCAGGGCCTCGGGAACGCTTAGTACGAATGGGGTGGAGACCCCACTGGACACCTCCGGATACCCTGGAGGACGACCTGTCCGCCCGCCCACCAACCCGAGGATTCGCGACCGCCGTGTTCGACACTCTTTCCGACCGCCTCGCAGCGACATTCAAGAACCTCCGCGGCAAGGGGCGCCTCAGCGAGGCGGACATCGACGCCACGGCGCGCGAGATCCGTATCGCCCTGCTCGAAGCGGACGTGGCCCTGCCCGTCGTCCGCGCCTTCATCAAGCAGGTCAAGGAGCGTGCGGCCGGCGCGGAGGTCTCCCAGGCGCTGAACCCCGCCCAGCAGGTCATCAAGATCGTCAACGAGGAGCTCATCGGCATCCTCGGCGGCGAGACCCGGCGCCTGCGCTTCGCCAAGAACCCGCCCACCGTGATCATGCTCGCGGGTCTCCAGGGTGCCGGTAAGACGACCCTCGCCGGAAAGCTCGGCCACTGGCTGAAGGGGCAGGGCCACGCGCCGCTGCTCGTCGCCTGTGACCTCCAGCGCCCCAACGCCGTGAACCAGCTGAGCGTCGTCGCCGAGCGCGCCGGCGTCGGCATCTACGCGCCCGAGCCCGGCAACGGCGTGGGCGACCCGGTCCAGGTCGCCAAGGACTCCGTCGAGTTCGCCCGGCAGAAGCAGTACGACGTCGTCATCGTCGACACCGCCGGCCGCCTGGGTATCGACCAGGAGCTCATGCAGCAGGCCGCGGACATCCGCGACGCGGTCTCGCCCGACGAGGTCCTCTTCGTCGTCGACGCCATGATCGGTCAGGACGCGGTCAACACCGCCGAGGCCTTCCGTGACGGCGTCGGCTTCGACGGCGTGGTGCTCTCCAAGCTCGACGGTGACGCCCGTGGTGGTGCCGCGCTGTCGATCGCGCACGTCACCGGCCGCCAGGTCATGTTCGCCTCGAACGGCGAGAAGCTGGACGACTTCGACGCGTTCCACCCGGACCGCATGGCGTCCCGCATCCTCGGCATGGGCGACATGCTCACGCTGATCGAGAAGGCCGAGCAGACCTTCTCGCAGCAGGAGGCCGAGAAGATGGCCTCCAAGCTGGCCTCCAAGAAGGGCCAGGACTTCACGCTCGACGACTTCCTGGCCCAGATGGAGCAGGTCAGGAAGATGGGCTCCATCTCCAAGCTGCTCGGGATGCTGCCCGGCATGGCGCAGATGAAGGACCAGATCAACAACCTCGACGAGCGTGACGTCGACCGCACGGCCGCCATCATCAAGTCGATGACCCCGGCCGAGCGCGCGGACGCCACGATCATCAACGGCTCGCGCCGTGCCCGTATCGCCCGTGGTTCGGGCGTCGAGGTCAGCGCGGTGAAGAACCTCGTCGAGCGGTTCTTCGAGGCCCGCAAGATGATGTCCCGCATGGCGCAGGGCGGCGGCATGCCGGGGATGCCCGGGATGCCGGGCATGGGCGGCGGTCCGGGCCGGCAGAAGAAGAAGCAGAAGCAGGCCAAGGGCAAGCAGCGCTCCGGCAACCCGATGAAGCGCAAGCAGCAGGAAGAGGAAGAGGCGGCGCGCCGCGAGGCCGCGGGCCAGAGCGGCAACGCGTTCGGCCTGCCCGCCGCCGACCAGGACAAGAACTTCGAACTGCCCGACGAGTTCAAGAAGTTCATGGGCTGACCGGCCACTTCGTAGGCATGCGTAAGTAGGCATGCGTAAGGGGCGCCCGCCATTGCGGGCGCCCCTTACGCATGGGTGGGTCAGGCTGCCCGCGCCGCCGCTCGACTGATCTCCGTGCCGTTGGCGAGCCCCGCCGGATCGAGGCCGAGCGCCGCCGCGGCCGTCGCGCCCACGTCCGCCAGGCTGCCCGCGTCCGGCAGCAGTTCGACACCGGCCGCACCTGGGCGGTGGATCAGCACCGGCACGAATTCCCGGGTGTGGAAGGCGTGGCCGATCGTCGGGTCGTTGCCGTGGTCGCCGGTCACGATCAGCCGGTCGCCGTCCGCGCCGAGCAGCGAGACGAGCGCCGCGAGCCCCGCGTCGACCTGCTCCAGGACGTGCCCGTAGCGCTCCACGTCCTGCTGGTGCCCGGCCAGATCGCTCTCCTGCACATTGGCCACGACCAGCGCCTCGCCCTCCGCGCGCACGGCTTCGAGCGTGTACGCGAGCACGTCCGCCGTCGGCACGGCCGGGCGCCGCACCGCGTCGTCGCAGGCCAGGATGTCCGCGGCCTTCCCGACGAGCGTGACGGGGATCCCGGCCCGCGCCGCAAGATCCGGGAGCTGGCGCCTGTGGTCGAGGCCCGCGCCGAGATGCCGCACCTCGAGGCCACCGTTGCGGTAGAAGCCGCTTGCCGGGGTGTCGAGGCCGACCGTGCCGCCGTCCCCTTCGCGTACGAAGTCGGGGAGCGGACCGCTCGCGTGGCCGCCCACCGCGATCACCCGCGCGACGGGCGCCACCGCGCGGACCGTGCGCGCGACGGAGAGGATCCCGTCGAAGCCCAGGTCGTCGAGGCGGCCCGAGGCGTTCCAGTTGATACCGGGGTCGGCCTCCAGGTTGTCGTGCACCAGCACGGCTGCGTCGACGACCAACAGGGGCTCGCCGCCGAGGAGTTCGACCTTGTGGCCCGCGGCCTCCAGAGCCGCGGTGACCTCGCCGAGGTGGTCGCCGAGCCGCGCCACCGTCACCCGGCTGAAGTCGGCGCCCATCATCGTCTGGTGGCCCGCGTACGTGTCCGCGCCGGGGTAGCCGAGCCCGGCCCGGCCCGCCGCGACCGGCAGACGGGTGCGCCGTGCGAGGTCCGGGTGCGGGTGCACCAGGCCCAGCCCGAGCGCGCCGAGCGCGGGCAGCCGCAGCGGCCGCCCGAACGCCTCGCGGCACCGGTCGAGCACATGGCCGCAGGTGTCCGCCGCCAGGTCGCCGGGGCGCAGGACACCCGCGTCCGGCATGGCGCCCACACCGAATCCGTCGACGACGACGATGACGGTCTTGCTCATCACAGGGCCCTCCCTTGCGCGTCGTACAGGCCGGTCAGGCGCGGAGACCCGGACGACAGGCCCGCCACCACCGCGACCGTCGAGCGGGTCACGAAGATCTGCGTGCGGAACGCGAGCAGCGCCGTGTCGCCCGCCGCGACGGCGCCGCCGGGGGCGGGCGCGTCGAGCAGCCGGTAGTAGTCGATGTTCTCCGCGGGCGCGTCCTGCACCGCGAGGCGCCGGCCCGAGCGGGGCAGCAGTGCCGAACCGATGTGCGCGCGGGGGTAGAAGCCGCCGCCGAACACGGCGGGCCTGCCGTCGGCGAGTGTGTGGGCGACCTCGGTGACGTAGACGTAGGCGGGCTTCTCGGGCTGGCCTGCGTCACGGGCGTGCAGGGGTGTGGTGCCGGTGAGCGAGTGACCCGGCTCGCCGTGGGTCGCGCCGTGCTCGGCGAGGAGGGGGAGACTGGCCACGGAGGTGGCGCTCGGGGCGCTCAGCTTCAGGTTCTCGTGGCCGCGCGAGGTGAGCAATTCGCTTGCCTTGACGGCGAGTTCGAAGGTGGCGGTGGGGCGTGGCGTGCCCGTCGCTGGGTCGCACAGGACGCACGGGAACGCGGTGACGCCCGCGATCCGCACGCCCGGCAACTGTTCGACGGCGGCCGCGAAGTCGTCGAGCGCATCGAGCGGAACACCGCCTTCCTGCCCGGGATAGACCGCACCCTCCGCCCCTTCGAGGCGCACGAGGACGTCCTGGACGAAGCCCTGCGCGCGGGCCTCGTCCGAGACCGCGCGGGCGTTGTCGACGTCGAAGACGGTCACGGTCTCGGGGCGCCAGGCCAGCATCTCGGGCAGCGAGCGGCGTGGGATCTGCACGAGGTGGCCGAGGTTGCCCGCCCGCGCTCCCGCCGCGTGCAGGGTGCGGGCCTCCGGAGCGTCGATGGCCGCGTACTTCGGGATGTGCCGGGCGATCGCCCTGATCAGCTCGGGGTTGCGGCCGAGCTGCTTCACGACGAACCAGAGGGTGAGCCCGAGCCGGTCGGCCTCGGCGGCGAGCAGCGCGGCGTTCGACTCGATCGCGTCGAGATCCATGACGTACGTGTCGGGCGGGATCGCGCCCCGCCGGTGGAGGTCGGCCGCGGCGTCGACGAGCTCGGGGTTGCGGGTGAGCAGACTGTCGAGGAACACGGTCAGTCGTCCTTTGCGTGGTGCTTCAGTACGTCGAGGGAGCGGCGCAGGATGTCGATCACGAGGTCGGCGCCCGCCCGCATCGGATTGATCCGCACCGTCCAGTCCGCGAGCCCGGGGGAGTCGTCGAGGGACGAGCTGGACATGCGGTAGAACAGCGGCGCGATCTCGTAACGGGAGTTGGAGCCGACGGGATAGGGCGCGGCGCCGAACCGCGCCGCGACGGCGGGGAGTTCACGTGCGACGGGCCGGTCGAGGCGTACGAGCAGGCACCGGTCCTGCGCGTTCGCGAGCCGCACCTCGGCGATGCCGTCCACCTCACCGGCGGCGAGCCGCTCGGCGACCTGGGCGCCCACCCGCGACTGCACCGCCCACATCACCGGCACGTGCGTCAGGGCGCGCAGCACGTCCAGCGCCTGATGACCCTGGACCTGACCGCCGCCCGAGTAGTTGTCCGCCCGGACCCGTGCGACGAGGTCGCGCGCCCCGACGACGATGCCCACGCCTTCGGGCCCGTGCAGCTTGAACAGCGAGAAGCAGGAGGCGTCCGCGCCGAGTTCGACCCCCGACGCGGGCACGCGCAGCACGGCGTAGTTGTCGTCGACGACGGTGCGCACCCCGGCCGCCCGGCACACGGCGAGCACCTCGCCCGGGTCGTACGAGTCGCCGAGCCGCTGCCGGGTGTGCTGCACGTACGCCCACCGGAACCGCCCCGACGCGAGGGCCTCGCGCAGCGCGCCCAGGTCGTTGAAGTCGACCTCTTCGGTACGTACACCGATGCCGCGCAGCGTGACCTCGGTGGTCCGGTACACCGGCGCCTTGTGGATCAGCAGCGGATCGCCCGCGGTCACGGCGGCGTTCAGCGCGGCACGGATCGCTCCGGTGCCCGCGCCCTGGACGAACGCGGCGTCCTCGGCCCCGAAGAAGTCGGCGAGCACCGCCTCGGCCTTGGCGGTCGTGCGGGGCCGGCCGAGACCGGGCACGACGCCCGCGTCGGCGTTGAACAGTTCCTCGCCGGTGAAGTGCGCGGCGGTGTACTCGATCAGCCGGAACTGCCGGGCCATCGCCTCGTCGACCGGGATCGTGGCGAGCGGGAACGTCTCGGGGAGCGCGGGTGCCGCTGAGCGGTTGGGTGTCATCGTCAGATCTCCTGCACGCTCGCGCCGGTCAGGAAGCGCAGCGGATTGCGGCGCGTCATCAGGTCCATCAAGGTGTCGTCCACGCCCGCGGCACGCGCCCGGGGCAGGAACGACCGGAACAGATGCCCGTAACCCTGACCGCCCTCGCGCTCCAGATAGCCGTGGCGCGAGATGTCGCAGCTGAGCAGGACACGGTCGGCGTAGCCGGCCTCGAGGAGGGCGAGCAGCAGCCGGAGCCGGACGTCGTCGCTCTGGTAGCTCTCCTTGCCGACCGTGTCGAACGCGACGTACGCGCCGCTCGCGGCCAGCTCCTTGTGCACGGCCGGATCGTCGAGGAGGTCCTGGTGCCCGACCGAGATCCGGTGCGGGGCGAGGCCCTCGCCGGTGAGCAGCTCCAGCTGGGCGAGCCCGCCGCGGCCGAGCTGCGCGTGCGTGGCGACCGACAGGCCCGTGGCGACGGCGGCCCGCGCCGCGGCGCGCAGCGCACGCGACTCCGGCTCGCTGGGCACGTCACCGTGGCTGCCGACCTCGCCGAGCACGCCGGGCCGGACGCCCGTGGAGCCGAGCCCGCCGTCGATCTCGCGGACCAGTGTGTCGGCCAGTTGTCCGACCCCCGCGCCGGCCAGCTCGGGCGTGTGGAACGGCTCGTAGTACCAGCCGGTGGCCGCGACGACGGCGACCTGCGTGTCCCGGGAGATCCGGGCCAGGGCGCGCGGGTCGCGCCCCATGCCGCGGCAGGTCAGCTCGATCACCAGGGCGAGGCCGAACTCCTCGCGCAGGGCGGCCAGTTCGGCCGTGACGGCCGGTCCGTGCGCCTCGGGGTCGAGGACCGCGCCGCCGTCGCCGCGCCGGTCGAGGTCGAGTGCCAGATGCTCGTGCGCGAGGGCCGGGCCACGTACGGCGGCCGCGGGGAGCGGGCCGGTGACGGTGTGGATGAGGGGCGGGTTGTGCATGGTGCGGTGGGTGTCCTTCCCGGCGTACGTACCCGGCCTCAGCCCTTGATCGGGGTGAACAGGTCGAGCCAGTACAGGAGGTTGAGCAGGATGCCGCCGACGATCACCGCGGCGGGAGCGGCCGCCATCCGTACGACCGGCCGGCCCATCGCCTCGTTCAGCAGATAGAGCCCGCCGACGACGAGGATGCCGAGACCGGCGCCCATGGCGTTGGCCGCCATCAGCGAACCGAAGAGGATCGCCAGCTGGAGCGTGTCGGTGATGGCGCTGCGCAGGTGCTCCGACGAGTCGCGCACGCTCGGCAGCTTGCCGAGGAACTTGCCGATGTAGGAGAGGGCGAGCACCTCGACGGCGAACACGGCCGCGCCGACGATCGCCGCGAGGAACGGGTTCGGCAGCAGATAGCCGATGGGGTAGACGAGCGTGAAGCCCGCGATGCCGTACGCCCCCGAGGCGAGCGCCGTCGTCGCGATCAGCGGGATGAAGCCGAACACCCGGTAGAAGTCCACCTGGGCGGCCTCGCTGTAGTGCCCCTTCGCGATCAGGAAGCTGGTGGCCTCACCACCGCCGAATATGTGCATCTGCGCGAGCACACAGACACCCGCGCCGAGCACCATGAACAGCGGCAGGAACTTGCGCAGTCTCGCCGCGCTGGAGCTGAACAGCGACGCCATCGGGTCGTCCGCGAGGACCACCTCCTCGACGCCGCCGCCCTCGGCCCGCGCGGCCTTGCGCTCGCGGACGTCCTTGGCGATCGCGAGGCCGATGAGCATCAGGACACCGACCGCCATGGCGAGCGCGCCCGCGAACATGTTCGGCCAGATCTTCATGGTCATCACGACCAGGGCCAGTTCGAGGACGCCCGCGACGCCGCCCCACACGCGCCCGAACTGCTTGGTGATCGCCAGCACCGGGAACAGCGTGAACAGGAACAGGATCGGCGTCGACATCTGCTGCATCGCGGTGAGGAAGTCGACCGGCAGGTCGTGGGCCACGTCGTTCGCGCCGTTCAGGCCGAACACGACGACGGCGCCCCACGCACCGCCCAGGATCGGGGCGATCCACTTCTTCGGTGCGAGGAGCCCGAGGATGTCCGTGGGCAGGAACAGCAGCCACGGGTTGAGTACGCCGGTGGACAGGGCCATCGGCGCGCCGAGACCGAAGATGAACCCGGCGGAGAGCCCGAAGGAGACCGCGGTGGTGGCGCTGCGGGTGGACCGGCCCTGGATGAAGTCCAGCATGAACGGGCGTACGCCGTCGTTGAAGACGGCCAGTGCCATGTGCGAGATGAACGCGGTCAGCGCGCACAGGGCGATCACGGTCAACTGCTGCGCCGGCGAGAAGTCGAGGTTCGCACCTGCGGCGAGAGTGGTGTTCACGGGGCTCACGGGATCTCCTTCGTGCCCGGGGCGGAGGTGCCTGGTGTGATCAGGCGCGCGCGGCGATGGCGCGGGCGATCAGTGGAGCGATGACGTCGATCTGGTCCATGGAGAAGCCGAAGACCTTCTTGCCTTGGTCGAGCAGGGAGTTGACCTCGTCCTCGGTCGGTACGGAACGCCCGAAGGTGTGGCACGCGGGCTGCCCCATGAGCCCGACGAGGACGCCGAGCGAGGCGCCGGCGCCGGTGTGACAGGTGCCGAGATAGAAGTCGGCCTGGCCCACGCGGAGCTTCATCGCGGCGTCCATGTCGCTGGAGACGACGATGTCGATGCCGTCGAGGGCGAGCGCCTTGACGGTCCCGGTGACCTCGACCTTGCCTACGCCGCCGGTGAGGATCTTCTTCATGGGGTGGTCCTTGGGGGTTGG
This window contains:
- a CDS encoding YhfT family protein produces the protein MNTTLAAGANLDFSPAQQLTVIALCALTAFISHMALAVFNDGVRPFMLDFIQGRSTRSATTAVSFGLSAGFIFGLGAPMALSTGVLNPWLLFLPTDILGLLAPKKWIAPILGGAWGAVVVFGLNGANDVAHDLPVDFLTAMQQMSTPILFLFTLFPVLAITKQFGRVWGGVAGVLELALVVMTMKIWPNMFAGALAMAVGVLMLIGLAIAKDVRERKAARAEGGGVEEVVLADDPMASLFSSSAARLRKFLPLFMVLGAGVCVLAQMHIFGGGEATSFLIAKGHYSEAAQVDFYRVFGFIPLIATTALASGAYGIAGFTLVYPIGYLLPNPFLAAIVGAAVFAVEVLALSYIGKFLGKLPSVRDSSEHLRSAITDTLQLAILFGSLMAANAMGAGLGILVVGGLYLLNEAMGRPVVRMAAAPAAVIVGGILLNLLYWLDLFTPIKG
- a CDS encoding aminotransferase class V-fold PLP-dependent enzyme, yielding MTPNRSAAPALPETFPLATIPVDEAMARQFRLIEYTAAHFTGEELFNADAGVVPGLGRPRTTAKAEAVLADFFGAEDAAFVQGAGTGAIRAALNAAVTAGDPLLIHKAPVYRTTEVTLRGIGVRTEEVDFNDLGALREALASGRFRWAYVQHTRQRLGDSYDPGEVLAVCRAAGVRTVVDDNYAVLRVPASGVELGADASCFSLFKLHGPEGVGIVVGARDLVARVRADNYSGGGQVQGHQALDVLRALTHVPVMWAVQSRVGAQVAERLAAGEVDGIAEVRLANAQDRCLLVRLDRPVARELPAVAARFGAAPYPVGSNSRYEIAPLFYRMSSSSLDDSPGLADWTVRINPMRAGADLVIDILRRSLDVLKHHAKDD
- a CDS encoding alanine racemase yields the protein MFLDSLLTRNPELVDAAADLHRRGAIPPDTYVMDLDAIESNAALLAAEADRLGLTLWFVVKQLGRNPELIRAIARHIPKYAAIDAPEARTLHAAGARAGNLGHLVQIPRRSLPEMLAWRPETVTVFDVDNARAVSDEARAQGFVQDVLVRLEGAEGAVYPGQEGGVPLDALDDFAAAVEQLPGVRIAGVTAFPCVLCDPATGTPRPTATFELAVKASELLTSRGHENLKLSAPSATSVASLPLLAEHGATHGEPGHSLTGTTPLHARDAGQPEKPAYVYVTEVAHTLADGRPAVFGGGFYPRAHIGSALLPRSGRRLAVQDAPAENIDYYRLLDAPAPGGAVAAGDTALLAFRTQIFVTRSTVAVVAGLSSGSPRLTGLYDAQGRAL
- a CDS encoding phosphotriesterase family protein produces the protein MHNPPLIHTVTGPLPAAAVRGPALAHEHLALDLDRRGDGGAVLDPEAHGPAVTAELAALREEFGLALVIELTCRGMGRDPRALARISRDTQVAVVAATGWYYEPFHTPELAGAGVGQLADTLVREIDGGLGSTGVRPGVLGEVGSHGDVPSEPESRALRAAARAAVATGLSVATHAQLGRGGLAQLELLTGEGLAPHRISVGHQDLLDDPAVHKELAASGAYVAFDTVGKESYQSDDVRLRLLLALLEAGYADRVLLSCDISRHGYLEREGGQGYGHLFRSFLPRARAAGVDDTLMDLMTRRNPLRFLTGASVQEI
- a CDS encoding DUF2620 domain-containing protein; the encoded protein is MKKILTGGVGKVEVTGTVKALALDGIDIVVSSDMDAAMKLRVGQADFYLGTCHTGAGASLGVLVGLMGQPACHTFGRSVPTEDEVNSLLDQGKKVFGFSMDQIDVIAPLIARAIAARA
- a CDS encoding phosphopentomutase, encoding MSKTVIVVVDGFGVGAMPDAGVLRPGDLAADTCGHVLDRCREAFGRPLRLPALGALGLGLVHPHPDLARRTRLPVAAGRAGLGYPGADTYAGHQTMMGADFSRVTVARLGDHLGEVTAALEAAGHKVELLGGEPLLVVDAAVLVHDNLEADPGINWNASGRLDDLGFDGILSVARTVRAVAPVARVIAVGGHASGPLPDFVREGDGGTVGLDTPASGFYRNGGLEVRHLGAGLDHRRQLPDLAARAGIPVTLVGKAADILACDDAVRRPAVPTADVLAYTLEAVRAEGEALVVANVQESDLAGHQQDVERYGHVLEQVDAGLAALVSLLGADGDRLIVTGDHGNDPTIGHAFHTREFVPVLIHRPGAAGVELLPDAGSLADVGATAAAALGLDPAGLANGTEISRAAARAA